One Globicephala melas chromosome 4, mGloMel1.2, whole genome shotgun sequence genomic window carries:
- the GHSR gene encoding growth hormone secretagogue receptor type 1, whose translation MWNATPSEEPGPNLTLPDLGWDAAPDNDSLVDELLPLFPAPLLAGVTATCVALFVVGIAGNLLTMLVVSRFRELRTTTNLYLSSMAFSDLLIFLCMPLDLVRLWHYRPWNLGDLLCKLFQFVSESCTYATVLTITALSVERYFAICFPLRAKVVVTKGRVKLVILVIWAVAFCSAGPIFVLVGVEHENGTDPRDTNECRATEFAVRSGLLTVMVWVSSVFFFLPVFCLTVLYSLIGRKLWRRRRGEAAVGASLRDQNHKQTVKMLAVVVFAFILCWLPFHVGRYLFSKSFEPGSLEIAQISQYCNLVSFVLFYLSAAINPILYNIMSKKYRVAVFKLLGFEPFSQRKLSTLKDESSRAWTESSINT comes from the exons ATGTGGAACGCGACGCCGAGCGAGGAGCCGGGGCCCAACCTCACGCTGCCGGACCTGGGCTGGGACGCTGCGCCTGACAACGACTCGCTGGTCGACGAGCTGCTGCCGCTCTTCCCCGCGCCGCTGCTGGCGGGCGTCACAGCCACCTGCGTGGCGCTCTTCGTGGTGGGCATCGCGGGCAACCTGCTCACCATGCTGGTGGTGTCGCGCTTCCGCGAGCTGCGTACCACCACCAACCTCTACCTGTCCAGCATGGCCTTCTCCGACCTACTCATCTTCCTCTGCATGCCCCTCGACCTCGTCCGCCTCTGGCATTACCGGCCCTGGAACTTGGGTGACCTGCTCTGCAAACTCTTCCAGTTCGTCAGCGAGAGCTGCACCTACGCCACGGTGCTCACCATCACCGCGCTGAGCGTCGAACGCTACTTCGCCATCTGCTTCCCGCTGCGGGCCAAGGTGGTGGTCACCAAGGGCCGGGTGAAGCTGGTCATCCTGGTCATCTGGGCCGTGGCCTTCTGCAGCGCCGGGCCCATCTTCGTGCTGGTCGGGGTGGAGCATGAGAACGGCACCGACCCTCGGGACACCAACGAGTGCCGCGCCACGGAGTTCGCGGTGCGCTCGGGACTGCTCACCGTCATGGTGTGGGTGTCCAGcgtcttcttcttcctccctgtTTTCTGCCtcactgtgctctacagcctCATCGGCAGGAAGCTGTGGAGGAGGAGACGCGGCGAGGCAGCGGTGGGCGCCTCGCTCAGGGACCAGAACCACAAACAAACCGTGAAGATGCTGG CTGTAGTGGTTTTTGCTTTCATCCTCTGCTGGCTGCCCTTCCATGTAGGGcgatatttattttccaaatcctTCGAGCCTGGCTCCTTGGAGATTGCTCAGATCAGCCAATACTGCAACCTCGTCTCCTTCGTCCTCTTCTACCTCAGCGCCGCCATCAACCCCATTCTGTACAACATCATGTCCAAGAAGTACCGGGTGGCAGTGTTCAAActtctgggatttgaacccttcTCCCAGAGGAAGCTCTCCACTCTGAAGGATGAAAGTTCTAGGGCCTGGACAGAATCTAGTATTAATACATGA